Sequence from the Desertifilum tharense IPPAS B-1220 genome:
TTATCCTTGTTTGGTGGGGAGTTTTGCGGTCGATACTCAAGGCTCGATCAATGCTCAACGCGATTTAGCCGAGCATCAACGTTTAGGGAAGGCTTACCCGCTGGCTTCTGGGGTACAGGGCTATTTGTTGGAAGGGTTTGCCAAACAGCCGCCTAGCCCGTTTTCTACGGTGATTTGGGCGCAGGATCGGGCAGTTTATACGGCGAGTTTTTTAGCGTCGGAACGGGACAATCTGTTAAAGATGGCGGCGTCAATGGCACAGTCAGCCCCCATTTATTCGTTGGGAACTGCTGTACCAGAAACGCCTTTATTACCGTTTTAGCGGGTTTTCGCTTTTTGTTTTTCTGAGTGTCGCGACTGGGTTGGCGCTTTGGGCGGCTCGACCGATTCTACTGTTGCCATCGGGGGTTCTACTACGGGGAGACGCTTCACGGGGATATCCGCGCCATTGATAATGGCTCCAAGCAGGCGAAACTCTTCGGATTCCGTCAGTTGATCGACCGATTCTGCCAGCATACTATCGGCTGTGAAACACGGACGGGTGACTAAAACAATCCCATCGGTGAGGGGTTCGAGTAACAAAGCATCGTTACACAGGCTTAGGGCGGGGCTATCGACGACTACAAAGTCAAATCGTCCGCGCGCATCTTCTAAAAGCTGACGCATTTCAGACGATTCCAGCAGGGCCGCCGCTTGGCGATGGGGTCCTAAGCTGGGGACGATATAGAGATTTTCGACGCTAGGCACCAGGCGGATACATTCGCTGAGTTGTCCGTAGTACATGAACGGTTCGAGGGTGCTAGCCGGATCGGGGGCGACTTTGATGGCTCTGGCGAGGGAGTGCGATCGCAAATCTGCTTCTACCAATAAGGTCCGCTTCCCGGCCCTAGCCGCCGCGATCGCCAAGTTATAGGCGCTGACGGTTTTGCCTTCTTCGGCGATGGTACTGGTCATCAGCACCACTTTCACCGCTTTACCTTCAATGGAGCGGAGGTTGCTGCGGAAGCGCTCGTAACTCTCAAGGTAGGGCGAATGTAACGAGGCGATAATCGGTTCGCCATCCACTTCTGGATCGAAGGCATCGATAAAGGGGAGAATTCCCAAAAGATTGACTTCGCGATCGCGCAGAGCGCTGCGGATGTCCTCCATTGTTTGCAGCGTTCCCGCCAGCATCCCCAAGAGGAAGACCACGGCAGCCCCGGCAACAAAACCACCACCGACCCCAGCAGCCAGCAGTATGGGTGCAGGTAAGGGTTGGGCAATCTCTTCAGAGGCGACGCGAGGCGCTTGGGCTAAAGTCAGCGAACTGGCGGTTTCTGCCTCAGCCGCTTGAGCGTCAATCAGCTTGGCTTGCATCGTATCGTAAAAAGTCTTCTTCAGCGCCACCTGCTGTTCTAAACGAGCTTGCTCCATCTGCTTATTCGGCAAGGCGGCATACTGGCGCTTTAACTCCTCTTCTGTCACCAGAGAGGCTTGTAATTGCTGTTGCAGGCTATCGCGTTGGGTTTGCAGCGCCACCAGGTTTTGCGCCAACTGCTGCCGCGCGGGGTCTAAACTGCTATCTTGGCGAATTTGATCGCCACTTCTCAAAGGAGCCGCTAACCCGCCCCCCCCAATCACCTCTGAGGCGCGTTGCTGCAACATTTGAGTCAGCATTTGCTGCTGTTGGTTTAACTCCACCATGTTGGGGTGATCCGGCCGCAAACTCTGGCTGAGAAACTGCATTTGCGACTCGTTGCGATAAATTTGGGCGCGTAAATCGCCAATAATCGGGTCAGCACTCAACGCAGCGGAGGCATAGGCCTGATCGGGAGATAAGCCCAAGCGCTCTTGCAAGCTCCGCATTTGGGCTTCAATGCCTTCAATGGCGAGGCGAATTTGGCGTTGCTGGTTTTGGGTGCCGGTAATCGCCGCCGGGAGTTGTCCGGTTTGGGTGGCTAAAATTGCCGTTTGCTCTTCTCGGATAAACTGCTGTAACTGCTGTTCGGCTTGACGCAGTTCGGCCGTTACTTCCGGGAGACGTTTGTTGATTTCATCGATAATTGAACGCAACCGCGCCGTATTCAACAGGCGGCTTTGCTCGACCATTTCCTGCATCAAGGCATCGACAATCACTAAGCCCTGATTGGGGTCGCCTGTTTGATACTGAACGGTGGCAAAGAGTTCGGGTTCGGGGTCTCCCCTTCTGCGGTTTTCGCGGTTTGGCAGCCGGACGTTGGCTTT
This genomic interval carries:
- a CDS encoding tyrosine-protein kinase domain-containing protein → MTPPIVKRYFIALSQYWFAIPIGMLLGGTGGFVFSEMPVAPPNYRIDGVLQYTRPPVSFSQTGTAIQTQGQSLTKDLLLAPNVVQAVANRPEVQEDVRTIRTKANVRLPNRENRRRGDPEPELFATVQYQTGDPNQGLVIVDALMQEMVEQSRLLNTARLRSIIDEINKRLPEVTAELRQAEQQLQQFIREEQTAILATQTGQLPAAITGTQNQQRQIRLAIEGIEAQMRSLQERLGLSPDQAYASAALSADPIIGDLRAQIYRNESQMQFLSQSLRPDHPNMVELNQQQQMLTQMLQQRASEVIGGGGLAAPLRSGDQIRQDSSLDPARQQLAQNLVALQTQRDSLQQQLQASLVTEEELKRQYAALPNKQMEQARLEQQVALKKTFYDTMQAKLIDAQAAEAETASSLTLAQAPRVASEEIAQPLPAPILLAAGVGGGFVAGAAVVFLLGMLAGTLQTMEDIRSALRDREVNLLGILPFIDAFDPEVDGEPIIASLHSPYLESYERFRSNLRSIEGKAVKVVLMTSTIAEEGKTVSAYNLAIAAARAGKRTLLVEADLRSHSLARAIKVAPDPASTLEPFMYYGQLSECIRLVPSVENLYIVPSLGPHRQAAALLESSEMRQLLEDARGRFDFVVVDSPALSLCNDALLLEPLTDGIVLVTRPCFTADSMLAESVDQLTESEEFRLLGAIINGADIPVKRLPVVEPPMATVESVEPPKAPTQSRHSEKQKAKTR